One genomic window of Hippopotamus amphibius kiboko isolate mHipAmp2 chromosome 10, mHipAmp2.hap2, whole genome shotgun sequence includes the following:
- the LOC130829754 gene encoding keratin-associated protein 19-4-like, whose amino-acid sequence MCHHSNYYGGLGYGYGCGCDSFCRLGYGCGFGAYRYGSGYGSFGYGCHRRPLCYGGRGFSSFY is encoded by the coding sequence ATGTGCCATCACAGTAACTACTATGGAGGCCTGGGCTACGGCTACGGTTGTGGATGTGACAGCTTCTGCAGGCTGGGCTATGGCTGTGGCTTCGGAGCCTACAGATATGGTTCTGGTTATGGAAGCTTCGGATACGGCTGCCATCGACGTCCACTGTGCTATGGAGGACGTGGATTCTCTAGTTTCTACTAA